A genomic region of Campylobacter corcagiensis contains the following coding sequences:
- a CDS encoding twin-arginine translocation signal domain-containing protein — translation MIKEERRSFLKKALTGVAGVAVVSANAVTPEDIKNSSGKKPETLYQKTPEWELYYKKSK, via the coding sequence ATGATAAAAGAAGAAAGAAGGAGCTTTCTTAAAAAAGCTCTAACTGGAGTTGCTGGTGTAGCGGTCGTTAGTGCAAATGCAGTAACGCCTGAAGATATTAAAAATAGTAGTGGTAAAAAGCCAGAGACTCTTTACCAAAAAACCCCAGAGTGGGAATTATACTATAAAAAGTCAAAATAA
- a CDS encoding TorD/DmsD family molecular chaperone yields the protein MIDKQSVVDARRVYYSLLSRLFVFSWDDDRFSGVQQMLDLMAANPMDENSQKALENLQLAFDSRNLESVASEYDRIFHAPPDPIRTSVSFYEEGYESSSPCLEIKNMLLKTKFRRDEKRYKDTEDNFGFLFSLMSNFIELGKNDENYRDLSDEIFVRFLNPYIDEFVEKLYTHPKAEIYRNVASLMASFFAFERIYYDGIESQNVKSIKVKDGLSRAEMARRESNKKRRENDKRRKKELS from the coding sequence ATGATCGATAAGCAAAGTGTTGTTGATGCAAGAAGAGTTTACTACTCGCTACTTTCAAGACTCTTTGTTTTTAGTTGGGATGATGATAGATTTAGCGGAGTACAACAGATGCTTGATTTAATGGCAGCTAACCCTATGGATGAAAATAGCCAAAAAGCACTAGAAAATTTACAACTTGCTTTTGATTCTAGAAATTTAGAGAGTGTAGCTAGTGAGTATGATAGAATTTTTCATGCTCCGCCTGATCCAATACGAACAAGTGTAAGCTTTTACGAAGAGGGTTATGAGTCATCAAGTCCTTGCTTGGAGATTAAAAATATGCTTTTAAAAACCAAATTTAGACGAGATGAAAAGAGATATAAAGACACTGAAGATAACTTTGGATTTCTTTTTTCACTAATGTCAAATTTCATTGAGTTGGGAAAAAATGATGAAAATTATCGAGATCTTAGTGATGAGATATTTGTAAGATTTTTAAATCCTTATATTGATGAGTTTGTAGAAAAACTCTACACTCATCCAAAAGCTGAAATTTATAGAAATGTGGCATCTTTGATGGCTAGTTTTTTTGCTTTTGAGAGAATTTACTATGACGGCATAGAGTCACAAAATGTAAAAAGTATCAAGGTAAAAGATGGTCTTTCAAGAGCTGAGATGGCAAGAAGAGAGTCAAATAAAAAAAGGAGAGAAAATGATAAAAGAAGAAAGAAGGAGCTTTCTTAA
- a CDS encoding SMP-30/gluconolactonase/LRE family protein, giving the protein MKKILLMTTLFVNLVFAAFIDESLIKNEIFSKDAKLEVVATDLGFSEGPLYLENERIWIFSDLINDKIYTLDENNTLGVFLDPAGVTNGMTKYENRGILQARHSRNLTLLDENKNEKILATNYNGKKLNSPNDVIISKNGDIYFTDPSFGISQNGLVNEKSELGFNGVYKLSGDKLTLLTSKIKIPNGISLNQDETKLYIADTFSGKIYSINLENLELKEFIDQNKFIKQKENADGFADGMAVDESGNIFTTTSLGVSVFSKDAKLLGFIHLDETPTNISFGKGEVLITARSRVYKITL; this is encoded by the coding sequence ATGAAAAAAATTTTATTAATGACAACGCTTTTTGTAAATTTAGTATTTGCTGCTTTTATAGATGAAAGCTTAATAAAAAATGAAATTTTTAGTAAAGATGCAAAACTTGAAGTTGTAGCTACTGATTTAGGCTTTAGCGAGGGTCCTTTATATCTTGAAAATGAACGCATTTGGATATTTAGTGATTTAATAAATGATAAAATCTACACTCTTGATGAAAACAATACATTAGGCGTTTTCTTAGATCCAGCTGGCGTTACAAATGGTATGACAAAATACGAAAACAGAGGCATTTTACAAGCAAGGCATTCAAGAAATTTAACGCTTTTAGATGAAAATAAAAACGAGAAAATTTTAGCCACTAACTATAATGGTAAAAAACTAAACTCGCCAAATGACGTTATCATAAGCAAAAACGGCGATATTTACTTTACAGACCCTAGCTTTGGTATCTCGCAAAATGGTCTTGTAAATGAAAAAAGCGAACTAGGATTTAACGGCGTTTATAAATTAAGCGGCGATAAACTAACTCTTTTAACTAGTAAGATAAAAATTCCAAACGGAATTAGCCTAAATCAAGATGAAACAAAACTTTATATTGCAGATACTTTTAGTGGGAAAATTTACTCAATAAATTTAGAAAATTTAGAACTAAAAGAGTTTATAGACCAAAATAAATTTATAAAACAAAAAGAAAATGCAGATGGTTTTGCTGATGGCATGGCAGTAGATGAGAGTGGAAATATCTTTACAACTACAAGTTTAGGCGTTAGTGTTTTTAGTAAAGATGCTAAGCTTTTAGGCTTTATCCACCTTGACGAAACGCCTACAAATATTAGCTTTGGAAAGGGTGAAGTTTTAATAACTGCAAGAAGCAGAGTTTATAAAATCACTCTTTAA
- the nspC gene encoding carboxynorspermidine decarboxylase → MIKTPAYVCELPKLIKNLELLKFVGDESGAKVLCALKGFAFSLAMPYVDKYLWGATCSGLHEAKFAGEFIKNGEIHTYSPAFKDEDFKEIVKISNHIVFNSPNQILKFKDYALKNGVDCGLRINPQSSFSPKDIYNPCAKFSRLGTTKANLLKALNSDKTLLDGINGLHFHALCEESSKSLEKVLDKFRSDFKEFIPKMKWINFGGGHHITKKGYDVNHLISLIKEFKSEFGVEVYLEPGEAVGWECGYLVASVLDIVENEKNIAILDISAEAHMPDTILMPYRPDVEGESENGKFEYRFGGNTCLAGDIVGLEAGGADYKFDKPLKVGDKVIFKDQIHYTIVKNTTFNGIKLPDLVLVDENGKVINKIELGYEEYRRRN, encoded by the coding sequence ATGATAAAAACTCCAGCTTATGTTTGCGAACTTCCAAAACTTATAAAAAACTTAGAACTTTTAAAATTTGTAGGTGATGAAAGTGGTGCAAAAGTGCTTTGTGCATTAAAAGGCTTTGCTTTTAGTCTAGCTATGCCATATGTGGATAAATACCTTTGGGGTGCGACTTGTAGTGGATTACACGAGGCTAAATTTGCTGGTGAGTTTATAAAAAATGGAGAAATCCATACTTATTCACCTGCTTTTAAAGATGAGGATTTTAAAGAGATTGTTAAAATTTCAAATCACATCGTTTTTAATAGTCCAAATCAAATTTTAAAATTTAAAGATTACGCCTTAAAAAACGGCGTGGATTGTGGGCTTAGGATAAACCCACAAAGTTCATTTTCGCCAAAAGATATCTATAATCCTTGTGCTAAATTTAGCCGTCTTGGCACGACAAAGGCAAATTTATTAAAAGCTTTAAATAGCGATAAAACCTTACTTGATGGCATAAACGGGCTTCATTTTCACGCACTTTGTGAAGAAAGTAGTAAAAGCTTAGAAAAAGTTTTGGATAAATTTAGAAGTGATTTTAAAGAGTTTATTCCAAAAATGAAATGGATAAATTTCGGCGGTGGACATCACATCACAAAAAAAGGTTATGATGTAAATCATCTAATAAGCTTAATTAAAGAGTTTAAAAGTGAATTTGGCGTAGAGGTTTATCTTGAGCCTGGCGAGGCTGTTGGCTGGGAGTGTGGGTATTTAGTAGCTAGTGTTTTAGACATCGTTGAAAATGAGAAAAATATCGCTATTTTGGACATTTCAGCTGAGGCTCATATGCCTGATACTATCCTTATGCCGTATCGCCCAGATGTGGAAGGTGAGAGTGAAAATGGCAAATTTGAGTATAGATTTGGCGGAAATACCTGCCTTGCAGGAGATATCGTTGGGCTTGAGGCTGGTGGGGCGGATTATAAATTTGATAAGCCTTTAAAAGTTGGCGATAAAGTTATTTTCAAAGATCAAATCCACTACACAATAGTAAAAAATACAACTTTTAATGGCATAAAGCTTCCTGATTTAGTTTTAGTTGATGAAAATGGTAAAGTCATAAATAAAATAGAATTAGGATATGAGGAGTATCGCCGTAGAAATTAA
- a CDS encoding MoaD/ThiS family protein, with product MVKVEFLGPIKKPDLEVKASNLSELKEILNQDESLKEWLEICAVAINDEIVCELDTMLKSGDKISILPPVCGG from the coding sequence ATGGTAAAAGTTGAGTTTTTAGGTCCTATTAAAAAGCCAGATTTAGAAGTAAAAGCTTCAAATTTAAGCGAATTAAAAGAGATTTTAAATCAAGATGAAAGCCTTAAAGAGTGGCTTGAAATTTGTGCTGTGGCGATAAATGATGAGATAGTTTGCGAGCTAGATACTATGCTTAAAAGTGGCGATAAAATCTCTATTTTACCGCCAGTTTGTGGTGGCTAA
- a CDS encoding molybdopterin synthase catalytic subunit, translating to MQNIEIYKGGLDTDALYKKWYDEIKTQNLGAFITFSGVIRDDDGVEALSFDIYEKLLQNWFNGWQKKVKDERVENEKIRLFFAHSFGDVKVGESSYFTAIASKQRKVALRLIDEFVEDFKANAPIWKYDVKNGTRIYAKNRSFKLKGAGLLKG from the coding sequence ATGCAAAATATTGAAATTTACAAAGGCGGGCTTGATACAGACGCACTTTATAAAAAGTGGTATGATGAGATAAAAACTCAAAATTTAGGAGCTTTTATAACTTTTAGTGGAGTTATAAGAGATGATGATGGCGTGGAAGCACTTAGCTTTGATATTTACGAAAAGCTTTTACAAAACTGGTTTAATGGGTGGCAAAAAAAAGTTAAAGATGAAAGAGTAGAAAATGAAAAAATTAGACTATTTTTTGCTCACTCTTTTGGCGATGTAAAAGTTGGTGAGAGTTCGTATTTTACAGCAATTGCATCAAAGCAAAGAAAAGTGGCTTTAAGGCTGATTGATGAATTTGTAGAAGACTTTAAAGCAAACGCTCCGATTTGGAAATATGATGTGAAAAATGGCACTAGAATTTATGCAAAAAATAGATCTTTTAAGTTAAAAGGTGCTGGACTTTTAAAGGGGTGA
- a CDS encoding molybdopterin molybdotransferase MoeA: MEFMEYEKTLDILKNNLISWDRVEKVAITNALNRYLAVDIIAKENYPKSQTASMDGYAIKFNSKCKEYKILGSNPAGEFKFKSLSDFECIKTFTGSLMPQNADTLVPVENVKVTNDKIEILKNVNQGFAVRKIGESYKKGEILLKKGTKISYSEIALLAEIGEFHISVFVKPKVCVMASGSEIKDLGEPLENEAQIRSSNHVAIASMMQLMGCEAIILPIVKDEKETVKKAILNSLKFCDILITTGGVSMGDYDFIKEILDSKTIINGAAIKPGRHIKIAKFNEKYIFALPGFPYSAMVMCVLYVRVLVESFFCATKDHFINAVLENDYTKKSPFLEFSACSLKVDENGIVRANLEGKKNGSSAIVNNLNNEAALLVVPKELKGYKKGDVVQILKMI; this comes from the coding sequence ATGGAATTTATGGAGTATGAAAAAACGCTTGATATTTTAAAAAATAACCTTATTTCTTGGGATAGGGTTGAAAAAGTAGCTATAACAAACGCCTTAAATCGCTACTTAGCAGTTGATATAATCGCAAAAGAAAACTACCCAAAATCCCAAACTGCTTCAATGGATGGATATGCGATTAAATTTAATAGCAAGTGCAAGGAATATAAAATTCTAGGAAGCAATCCTGCTGGAGAGTTTAAATTTAAAAGTTTAAGTGATTTTGAGTGTATTAAAACCTTTACAGGCTCACTAATGCCACAAAATGCTGATACTTTGGTGCCTGTGGAAAATGTAAAAGTAACTAATGATAAAATAGAAATTTTAAAAAATGTTAATCAAGGTTTTGCCGTTAGAAAAATCGGCGAAAGCTATAAAAAAGGTGAAATCTTACTTAAAAAAGGCACAAAAATAAGCTACTCTGAAATCGCACTTTTAGCTGAAATTGGCGAGTTTCATATAAGTGTTTTTGTAAAACCAAAAGTATGCGTTATGGCTAGTGGAAGTGAGATAAAAGACCTTGGAGAACCACTAGAAAACGAAGCACAAATAAGAAGTTCAAACCATGTCGCAATTGCTTCGATGATGCAGTTGATGGGCTGTGAGGCGATAATTTTACCGATCGTAAAAGATGAAAAAGAGACGGTTAAAAAAGCTATTTTAAACTCGCTTAAATTTTGTGATATTTTAATAACAACAGGCGGCGTTAGCATGGGGGATTATGACTTTATAAAAGAGATTTTAGACTCAAAAACTATCATAAATGGGGCAGCCATAAAGCCAGGCAGACATATAAAAATAGCCAAATTTAATGAAAAATATATCTTTGCCTTGCCTGGGTTTCCATATTCAGCGATGGTGATGTGTGTTTTATATGTAAGAGTTTTGGTTGAAAGCTTTTTTTGTGCCACAAAAGATCACTTCATAAACGCTGTTTTAGAAAATGACTACACTAAAAAATCTCCATTTTTAGAATTTAGTGCTTGCTCTTTAAAAGTTGATGAAAACGGTATTGTAAGGGCAAATTTAGAGGGTAAAAAAAATGGCTCAAGTGCGATTGTAAATAACTTAAATAACGAAGCTGCACTTTTAGTAGTTCCAAAGGAGTTAAAAGGCTATAAAAAAGGCGATGTTGTTCAAATTTTAAAGATGATTTGA
- a CDS encoding CPBP family intramembrane glutamic endopeptidase: MEILPKSYMFLTLWVGCFYALYHTKKNGIKILKGFKFDEFKFIFKRFLILALFLAIFTWIFERNSFLSLPKQRLDIWLLVMILYPIFSAFFQEILFRAFFTLRYKAFFKNQNLFIFINALIFGLVHLLFGNFIAVIFSFFGGILFIKTYLKSNSTLLSSIEHALYGNFIFTIGLGHYFYHGY, from the coding sequence TTGGAAATTTTACCAAAAAGCTATATGTTTTTAACCCTTTGGGTTGGGTGTTTTTACGCACTTTATCACACCAAAAAAAATGGTATAAAAATTTTAAAAGGCTTTAAATTTGATGAGTTTAAATTCATCTTTAAAAGATTTTTAATCTTAGCTTTGTTTTTAGCTATTTTTACATGGATTTTTGAAAGAAATAGCTTTTTATCTCTCCCAAAGCAAAGGCTTGATATCTGGCTTTTAGTGATGATTTTATACCCTATATTTTCAGCGTTTTTTCAAGAGATTTTATTTAGGGCGTTTTTTACTTTAAGATATAAAGCTTTTTTTAAAAATCAAAATTTATTTATCTTTATAAATGCTTTGATTTTTGGTTTAGTTCATCTACTTTTTGGAAATTTTATAGCTGTTATTTTTAGCTTTTTTGGTGGAATTTTATTTATAAAAACCTATCTTAAATCAAACTCTACCCTACTTTCTAGCATAGAACACGCACTTTATGGAAATTTTATATTTACTATTGGGCTAGGGCATTATTTTTATCATGGATATTAA
- a CDS encoding TonB-dependent receptor domain-containing protein, with protein MQKNRVVLSLAASFMLCANALAEDTVKLDTIEVSSTVANTQTVDAYKVNTRNAGLLKDVLRDIPGVYMGGTNGYNQKIYMRGMNDRALNITIDGARQKGNTFHHNADLLIDPAIIKAVDVGVGVHSVVGTSGAMGGSVAFKTVDASDLLEDGEIVGARINMGFASNNDEFSQGLTIYGSDEDRIFDALGYFNHRGYDFGKDGAGRAMGGDGDDYNYLLKLGVKTGDHGKLTGSYEHMEYKGIYPMKAEWPGGVDRNGKRILKDSKYTRDTFALNYDYNPNNYIDLNLNAYYTDHNLDMTKEDPSGINTGVKTWGIKAINKTNFQTGILDHTLVYGTEYYQTKAYNDSKSATSGNKFKTKTANDFGIKDDEVKSLSIFLEDQIRHGGLTFVPGIRFDKYELDTLGGKGSTYNASGKKLNGDIKGRSKYSWNEWSPALLLDYQTQFGLGGYISYAKLFRGPDVFEGIRINNVNATDTKYNEDLKPETGDTYEIGLRYSTDLSEVSSLSLSAKYFYTEYENLIGEFSTPSNPNAVRMNAGDARINGIELAAKFLYENLSLSASYSTQDTKYKNVPTVLSRGKKASGYGSGLAYSDIGDKITFNAEYFISSIDTFVGWNTIAFTSINEQKFEGEKGKVRKPGYAVHDIYATWVPNSGKFKGLEVNFGIYNIFDKTYASHSQRTLDFSSAEKSSIDFEEGRNVKFNVSYKF; from the coding sequence ATGCAAAAAAATAGAGTTGTTTTATCACTAGCGGCTTCTTTTATGTTGTGTGCAAATGCATTGGCAGAAGATACGGTTAAACTTGATACGATAGAAGTTAGTAGCACTGTTGCAAACACTCAAACAGTTGATGCTTACAAAGTAAATACTAGAAATGCTGGGCTTTTAAAAGATGTTCTAAGAGATATACCAGGCGTTTATATGGGTGGAACAAACGGCTATAACCAAAAAATTTATATGCGCGGTATGAATGATAGAGCATTAAATATCACAATCGATGGTGCTAGACAAAAAGGAAATACATTCCACCATAATGCCGATTTATTAATAGATCCTGCTATTATAAAAGCAGTGGATGTTGGAGTTGGTGTTCATAGTGTAGTTGGAACAAGTGGAGCAATGGGTGGTAGTGTTGCTTTTAAAACTGTTGATGCAAGTGATTTACTAGAAGATGGTGAAATAGTAGGCGCTAGAATAAATATGGGCTTTGCATCAAATAACGATGAGTTCTCACAAGGACTAACTATTTATGGCTCTGATGAAGATAGAATATTTGATGCGTTAGGATATTTTAACCACAGGGGCTATGATTTTGGCAAAGATGGTGCAGGAAGAGCGATGGGCGGAGATGGAGATGATTATAACTACTTACTAAAACTTGGTGTAAAAACAGGTGATCATGGAAAATTAACAGGTAGTTATGAGCATATGGAGTATAAAGGAATTTATCCTATGAAAGCTGAATGGCCAGGTGGGGTAGACAGAAATGGTAAAAGAATTTTAAAAGATAGCAAATATACAAGAGATACTTTTGCATTAAACTATGACTATAATCCAAATAATTATATAGATCTTAATTTAAATGCTTATTACACAGATCATAACCTAGATATGACAAAAGAAGATCCATCAGGAATCAATACTGGTGTAAAAACTTGGGGAATAAAAGCCATTAATAAAACTAATTTTCAAACTGGAATTTTAGATCATACTTTAGTTTATGGAACAGAATATTATCAAACAAAAGCCTATAACGATTCAAAAAGTGCCACAAGTGGAAATAAATTTAAAACAAAAACAGCAAATGACTTTGGAATAAAAGATGATGAGGTAAAAAGCTTATCAATATTTTTAGAAGACCAAATAAGGCATGGTGGATTAACTTTTGTTCCTGGAATTAGATTTGACAAATATGAGCTTGATACATTGGGTGGCAAAGGCTCAACATATAATGCAAGCGGAAAAAAACTAAATGGAGATATAAAAGGTAGATCAAAATATAGCTGGAATGAATGGTCACCTGCACTTTTATTAGACTATCAAACACAATTTGGTTTAGGTGGATATATAAGCTATGCTAAACTTTTTAGAGGTCCAGATGTTTTTGAAGGAATTAGAATCAACAATGTAAATGCTACAGATACTAAATATAATGAAGATCTAAAACCTGAAACAGGCGATACTTACGAGATAGGACTAAGATATAGCACTGATTTAAGTGAGGTATCTAGCTTAAGTCTTTCAGCAAAATATTTTTACACAGAATATGAAAATTTAATAGGTGAGTTTTCAACTCCAAGCAATCCAAATGCTGTTAGAATGAACGCAGGAGATGCTAGAATTAATGGCATTGAATTAGCGGCTAAATTCTTGTATGAAAACCTAAGCCTATCAGCTAGTTACTCAACACAAGATACAAAGTACAAAAATGTTCCAACTGTTTTAAGTAGAGGTAAAAAAGCAAGTGGATATGGCTCAGGACTAGCCTATTCAGATATTGGAGATAAGATAACATTTAATGCAGAATACTTCATATCATCAATAGATACATTTGTAGGCTGGAATACAATAGCATTTACAAGTATAAATGAACAAAAATTTGAAGGTGAAAAAGGTAAAGTGCGCAAACCAGGATATGCAGTTCATGACATATATGCTACATGGGTTCCAAATAGTGGTAAATTTAAAGGGCTAGAAGTAAATTTTGGAATTTATAATATATTTGACAAAACATATGCTTCGCACTCTCAAAGAACACTTGATTTCTCATCAGCTGAAAAATCAAGTATCGATTTTGAAGAAGGTAGAAATGTCAAATTTAATGTAAGTTATAAATTTTAG